One Leptolyngbya ohadii IS1 genomic window carries:
- a CDS encoding glycosyltransferase family 4 protein, translating into MRITLTITQLEGGGAERVMVLLAQGLLQRGHAVTVVTLSSRATDFYTLPPAVQRFDLNLKQKSPTVLHGIFNTVLRLVHLRKAIHASQPNIVVSFMAFMNIFTAIALLNTPYPIVGTQHCNPRMLPIGLPWELFRRFAYRRLTRLVSVSQGVDDEFDWLPEAQRAVIYNPFLPIDRFQAMLDYPQGVHPDRKWIVAMGRLTAAKRFDRLLTAFQQIADQHPDWQLLILGEGELRSELETLRDRLGLTEQAVFTGKIGNPFPLLQHAQLFVLSSQTEGFPMALGEALACGIPAIATDCSQGIRELMRDGIDGIVVPNGDQAALAAAMSHLMSDDAKRKQFASRAPEVIERFSLDRIIDRWEELFAEVLQEAQKPSEIKRSSLSLG; encoded by the coding sequence ATGAGAATTACTTTAACAATTACCCAGCTAGAAGGCGGCGGCGCAGAGCGCGTGATGGTGCTGCTGGCACAGGGACTTTTGCAGCGAGGGCACGCTGTCACCGTGGTTACGCTCTCCAGCCGAGCAACTGACTTTTACACCCTACCGCCAGCCGTGCAGCGGTTTGACCTCAATCTAAAACAGAAGTCTCCCACGGTTCTGCATGGAATCTTCAATACGGTTCTCCGTCTGGTTCATCTTAGAAAAGCGATTCACGCCAGCCAGCCCAATATCGTGGTTTCATTTATGGCGTTTATGAATATATTTACAGCGATCGCCTTACTGAACACTCCCTATCCGATTGTGGGAACCCAGCACTGTAATCCGCGAATGCTGCCGATCGGACTACCCTGGGAGCTATTTCGTCGATTTGCCTATCGGCGGTTAACCCGATTGGTTAGCGTCAGTCAGGGGGTTGATGATGAGTTTGATTGGCTGCCTGAAGCCCAAAGAGCCGTGATTTATAATCCTTTTTTGCCGATCGATCGATTCCAGGCTATGCTCGATTACCCCCAGGGGGTTCATCCCGATCGGAAGTGGATTGTAGCAATGGGACGGCTGACCGCAGCTAAACGCTTCGACCGACTGCTGACCGCGTTCCAGCAAATTGCAGACCAGCATCCCGACTGGCAGCTTTTGATTCTGGGCGAAGGGGAACTGAGATCCGAACTCGAAACCCTGCGCGATCGTCTGGGGCTGACTGAACAGGCTGTATTCACTGGAAAGATCGGCAATCCGTTTCCGCTACTCCAGCACGCCCAACTCTTCGTCCTCTCCTCACAAACAGAAGGGTTTCCGATGGCACTGGGAGAAGCACTTGCCTGTGGTATCCCAGCGATCGCCACGGATTGCTCTCAGGGAATTCGTGAACTGATGCGCGACGGCATTGATGGCATTGTTGTCCCAAACGGAGATCAGGCAGCATTAGCAGCCGCAATGAGTCATTTAATGTCCGATGACGCCAAACGCAAACAGTTTGCCAGTCGTGCGCCAGAAGTAATTGAGCGATTTAGTTTAGACCGAATTATCGATCGGTGGGAAGAACTCTTCGCTGAAGTCCTACAGGAGGCGCAAAAACCGAGTGAGATCAAGCGATCGTCGCTGAGTTTGGGTTGA
- the murJ gene encoding murein biosynthesis integral membrane protein MurJ, with amino-acid sequence MNIFDTIGKPLRRFTVNSVNRQILSATIVVSLCSILVKVVAFLKESIVAWQFGASSAVDAFLIAALIPDFMMNIIASPLNAALIPTYMQVREQKGSQVSEQLLAGTLFWSLVLLGIATLLMAIAAPVYLPWMTLGFSREKLTLTFQLLYVIIPLILLSGIVVFCGAVLNAEERFTLVALSPVTAPAATIFLLLAFGQSIGVFALAIGLLVGAVLEVILLGAALHRRGISLRPRIVRFNAPLQKVAQQYPPSMMAALLMCSSGIVDQSMAAMLAPGSVAALNYASRVNSIPLVLISTGLGAAAFTYFSKMIASHDWQGVNRSLRSCLKLIFWVTVPCMLVLILGAEPIVRLLFQRGEFTAIETHLVAQILAAFALQIPFYVACILITRLLISLNLQHILMWGSAFNLLMNISLNYLFMQWFGIWGIALSTSCVYLFSFLYVLFFAHQNLKKITSAGAQ; translated from the coding sequence ATGAATATTTTTGACACGATCGGTAAACCCTTACGGCGATTCACAGTTAATTCCGTTAATCGTCAAATTTTGAGTGCCACGATCGTCGTTTCCCTTTGTTCCATTCTGGTAAAAGTCGTTGCGTTCCTGAAGGAATCGATCGTTGCCTGGCAGTTCGGGGCAAGCAGTGCAGTCGATGCGTTTTTGATTGCGGCACTCATTCCCGACTTTATGATGAATATCATTGCCAGTCCGTTGAACGCGGCGTTAATTCCTACCTATATGCAGGTGCGAGAGCAGAAAGGCAGCCAGGTGTCCGAACAGCTTCTTGCGGGCACATTGTTCTGGAGTCTGGTGCTGCTGGGAATTGCAACTTTGCTGATGGCGATCGCCGCACCCGTTTATCTACCCTGGATGACGCTCGGATTCAGCCGCGAGAAACTAACGCTGACGTTTCAACTGCTATACGTCATCATTCCGCTGATTCTTTTGAGTGGAATTGTAGTGTTTTGTGGTGCGGTGCTGAATGCAGAAGAGCGTTTTACGCTGGTGGCGCTCTCTCCGGTGACGGCTCCGGCGGCAACAATTTTTCTGCTGCTTGCCTTTGGGCAATCGATCGGGGTTTTTGCTCTAGCGATCGGTTTACTGGTGGGGGCGGTTCTGGAGGTCATTTTGTTAGGAGCCGCCCTGCATCGACGAGGAATTTCGCTGCGACCGCGCATTGTCAGATTTAATGCCCCTCTCCAGAAAGTCGCGCAACAATATCCACCTTCAATGATGGCAGCTCTTCTAATGTGCAGCAGTGGCATTGTGGATCAGTCGATGGCGGCGATGCTTGCCCCAGGCAGTGTTGCAGCACTCAACTATGCCAGTCGCGTCAATTCAATTCCCCTGGTATTGATTTCAACTGGGCTGGGGGCGGCGGCTTTCACCTACTTTTCAAAGATGATTGCATCCCATGATTGGCAGGGCGTTAATCGTTCTCTGCGCTCCTGTCTGAAGCTGATTTTTTGGGTCACGGTTCCCTGTATGCTGGTGCTGATTTTGGGGGCAGAACCGATCGTTCGGCTTTTATTTCAGCGGGGTGAATTCACTGCCATTGAAACCCATCTAGTAGCCCAGATTCTCGCTGCCTTTGCCCTACAAATTCCCTTTTACGTTGCCTGTATTCTAATTACGCGATTGCTGATCTCCCTCAATTTGCAACATATCCTGATGTGGGGTTCAGCGTTCAATCTGCTAATGAACATTAGTTTGAATTATCTATTTATGCAGTGGTTTGGCATCTGGGGTATTGCCCTATCAACGAGCTGCGTCTACCTATTTTCATTCCTGTATGTCCTGTTTTTTGCCCATCAAAACTTGAAAAAAATTACGAGTGCTGGAGCACAATGA